In Deltaproteobacteria bacterium, the genomic stretch CGCACCGAGATGCCGGATGTCGATCGCGCGCGCTTCGACGCCCACCTCGACAGCCTGCGCGAGCTCGAGAAGCGCATCAGCCAGGTGACCGCAGCGTGCGAGGTGCCGATGCGCCCCGACGACTACAGCGAGAGCCAGGTCCACGACTACAACCTGGTCCACGTCTTCACGCGCTTGCAGTTCGAGCTGATGCGCCACGCGTTGTTGTGCGATCTGACGCGCGTGGCCTGCTTCGACTGGCCCCACTCGGAGGGCTACGGCAACTACATGGTGGAGGAGGGCTACGCACGCAACTTCGGCTCGATCCACACGCTGGCGCACACCATGAGCTACGACGTCGTCGGCGACACCGTACCGTCCGACCAGGACCGCGCCATCGCCCGCGAGGACATGGCGAACCTGCAGAACTGGCGCTCGAAGATGCTGGCCACCGAGCTGCTCGATCTGCTGCCCGCCGACGTGCTCGACAACACGCTGCTGGTGTGGGCGTCGGAGATGAGCGAAGGCGGCACGCACTCGAACCGCAACGTGCCGATCGTGATGGTCCAGGGCAGCAGCTTCGGCGCGTTCACGGCCGGACGCTACCTGCGATGGGGTAGCTACGACCCGATCAGCAACTACTCCGAGTACACCGGCGGTCAGCCCATGAACAAGCTGCTGGTCTCGATCTGCCAGGCCATGGGCCTCGCGGATGTCGACGCGGTCGGCGATACGACCATCTCGACCGGTCCGCTGGAGGAGCTCGCATGAGACGCATCGTCCTCGCCACG encodes the following:
- a CDS encoding DUF1552 domain-containing protein, whose amino-acid sequence is MRHTRWSRRRLLAAAGIGVTGSALAPFLPRSVAEAATQPKRLVLITNGQGTDMTRWRPMGTETDFTLSYALEPLAAYQSRMLVLDGIDNEAAIRGPGTGHFGQGTMWTGVEVPTGTVRPDEMLGWPTAASIDTIIGERIGGETKFPAYYWGTWPIATDGDNQGPNGICHYRTGTPDAAQPINPQLNPASAFDTLFDGVMGDDPAIAARIRAERKSVIDLVNGELTRVRTEMPDVDRARFDAHLDSLRELEKRISQVTAACEVPMRPDDYSESQVHDYNLVHVFTRLQFELMRHALLCDLTRVACFDWPHSEGYGNYMVEEGYARNFGSIHTLAHTMSYDVVGDTVPSDQDRAIAREDMANLQNWRSKMLATELLDLLPADVLDNTLLVWASEMSEGGTHSNRNVPIVMVQGSSFGAFTAGRYLRWGSYDPISNYSEYTGGQPMNKLLVSICQAMGLADVDAVGDTTISTGPLEELA